From a region of the Salarias fasciatus chromosome 6, fSalaFa1.1, whole genome shotgun sequence genome:
- the LOC115389732 gene encoding uncharacterized protein LOC115389732, translating into MLFHFSFRAVPLLAALFVRFVCSSGQSCADAPVFTPSSLVVQYGANASAACAVCRTECNGTLFGLEIPLGVKKVYGTTLQWEVDNMTEWETSAMCYYNHRSDGQCVTVLPVTVYQPPEDVSLVLVEDADPAAACGQYTLHCVTHNVAPIGRLVVTFYRGQTVLGRLTSNSTEKKPVTETFSLKVNHSRDDSGALIRCEAELQLGPEGPRPPPVVTSYSIAAPTNCLESISTQQPPKETTAGKASTTKPEPNSGASYALIHWCVLCFLPFLSVLN; encoded by the exons ATGCTGTTCCACTTCAGTTTCCGGGCCGTTCCTTTGCTCGCCGCTCTGTTTGTCCGTTTCGTGTGCAGCTCTG GCCAGAGCTGTGCGGACGCACCCGTGTTCACGCCGTCCTCGCTGGTGGTGCAGTACGGGGCTAACGCCTCGGCAGCATGCGCCGTGTGCAGGACGGAATGCAACGGCACTCTCTTTGGGTTGGAAATCCCTCTGGGAGTGAAAAAAGTATACGGAACCACGCTGCAGTGGGAGGTGGACAATATGACTGAGTGGGAAACGTCGGCCATGTGCTACTATAACCATCGCAGTGATGGGCAGTGTGTCACCGTCCTGCCTGTGACCGTCTACC AGCCTCCAGAAGACGTGTCCCTCGTTCTGGTAGAGGACGCCGAtccggcggcggcgtgcggccAGTACACTCTGCATTGCGTCACACACAACGTCGCTCCCATCGGCAGGCTCGTCGTGACCTTCTACAGAGGTCAGACGGTTCTGGGCCGGCTCACGTCCAACAGCACAGAGAAGAAACCGGTCACTGAGACCTTCTCTCTGAAAGTGAACCACAGCAGGGACGACTCCGGAGCCCTGATCCGGTGTGAggctgagctccagctgggcCCCGAGGGCCCGCGGCCCCCTCCAGTGGTCACATCTTACAGCATCGCTGCTCCAACCAAct GTTTGGAGTCGATTTCAACTCAACAGCCGCCAAAAGAAACGACTGCAGGCAAGGCCTCTACCACAAAGCCTGAGCCGAACAGCGGCGCCTCGTATGCATTAATTCACtggtgtgttctgtgttttttgccttttctgtctgttttgaaCTGA
- the LOC115389734 gene encoding uncharacterized protein LOC115389734 — MIFLHVVLLSANLITFACSSHQSSCDEDCADKPVFTPSQLVVEYGAAASVSCTPCQHGCRQDQAGMDASAGETARNDTAVLWTVDSVAEFNLSATCFYAKDDGSRCCSRLPITVYKPPTRVSLSFKQEEYYSGYESKVQCSVEDVAPIGNVQLIFYSSFLPVFHHQFSDSSVSPESGSYTLTVRSLEESDGSGYWCEANLRLGPEGPATVLKYASKIRRDHRPPPFIVQSSGDR; from the exons ATGATTTTTTTACACGTGGTACTTTTGAGTGCAAATCTGATTACTTTTGCTTGCAGTTCACACCAGTCCAGCTGTG ACGAGGACTGTGCGGACAAGCCGGTCTTCACGCCGTCCCAGCTGGTGGTGGAGTacggcgccgccgcctcggTCAGCTGCACGCCCTGCCAACACGGCTGCCGGCAGGACCAGGCCGGCATGGACGCATCTGCCGGAGAGACGGCGAGGAACGACACCGCCGTTCTGTGGACGGTCGACAGCGTGGCGGAGTTCAATCTGTCTGCCACGTGCTTCTACGCAAAGGATGATGGGAGCCGGTGTTGCAGCCGTCTGCCTATAACTGTGTACA AGCCTCCGACGCGAGTGTCGCTGAGCTTTAAGCAGGAGGAGTACTACAGCGGCTACGAGTCCAAAGTGCAGTGCAGCGTCGAGGACGTCGCTCCGATCGGAAACGTCCAGCTGATCTTCTACTCCTCATTCCTGCCGGTCTTTCACCACCAGTTCAGCGACTCGTCCGTGAGCCCAGAGAGCGGGAGCTACACGTTGACGGTCCGGTCGCTGGAGGAAAGCGATGGGTCGGGGTACTGGTGTGAAGCCAACCTCCGTCTGGGGCCTGAAGGGCCGGCCACCGTTCTGAAATATGCCTCTAAAATCAGGAGGGATCACCGCCCCCCACCCTTCATAGTCCAAAGTTCAGGGGACCGGTAG